In a genomic window of Nostoc sp. UHCC 0870:
- a CDS encoding Eco57I restriction-modification methylase domain-containing protein: MVKDREIQAHKEWLGFLQPVGLVVSPTALNNAQMSVNRNVVELQQRLSEIIRRDFPDDSSNYTSVISDFPTFTVEILGWQPTDLVESPEDLAVSLPEYSEILQPTYTVPDPDKGGWLMLVQVISSGTDLDRVSENIKSTGWHATPQAKFERLLREKEIPVGILCNGTELRLVYAPRGESSGHLTFPVQAMCEVSGRLILGAMQMLLEEQRVFNAPTDRRLVALLQNSRKYQNEVSTKLSEQVLDALWELLRGFQAANDHAKGFLLDDIAQNEPQHIYGGLITVLLRLVFLLYAEDEGLMPQGSIYTRNYSVTGLYERLREDAGNYPDTMEQRYGAWAWLLSLFRLVYDGGCHADLYLPARHGQLFDPDEYAFLEGRSRHTTYKEWELIEPPRISDGVIHKVLQGLLVLDGERLSYRSLDVEQIGSVYEAVMGYEVKKATTSSIGVWSKPKGAKTSVTVVVSVDEVLNTKANDRAKYLKEVAGCEISGKSLAELKQAKIAEDLIAALGRKISPQTPALLATGSLYLQPGEERRRSGSHYTPRALTEPIVKETLRPVLEALGERPTPEQILALKVCDLAVGSGAFLVEACRQLAEKLVEAWNQHDLISEVPSDEEPLLYARRLVAQRCLYGVDKNPFAVNLAKLSLWLVTLAKKHPFTFLDHALKCGDSLVGLTRDQLVKFNWEKDTTYDDPNLPLFNEHINKVKFNRDEIQSLGDENYDAKRDFYQATEELLHDARIKGDLVIASFFAADKDKARKDELKAFELKFKNWQINQDNNLQILEISKQLRQAEKPVNPFNWELEFPEVFDRDNPGFDAIVGNPPFAGKNTAINAHADGYMDWLKVVNPESHGNSDLVAHFYRRAFALLRKSGCFGLIATNTIAQGDTRSTGLRYICENGGTIYNAQKRLKWPGLAAVVVSVVNVIKQEHTNIKQESRGINSPSESENPLKRIDENIGKNSSRFQATSAIRPEIDFRAGVDAQRIEKNHQQSESRGINSPSESENPLKRIDEYIGENSSRFQATSAIRPEIDFRAGVDANQNDSQNDKRLQPILDGKKVDFISAFLFKSGGNKNPAVLLANADKSFIGSYVLGMGFTFDDSNPDATSIAEMQRLIAQNTKNQERIFPYIGGEEVNSSPTHEHHRYVINFGEMSEAEAREYPDLMQIVEEKVKGKRGKHSTASWWQFERVRGELFKAIAPLERVLVISLHSQYLLFAFLPANCVFSHALGIFADQRYSFFCIVQSYIHEIWARFFSSTLGDGLRYTPSDCFQTFPFPKNWETNPTLETIGKEYYEYRAALMVRNNQGLTDTYNRFHDPDEYAPEILKLRELHTAMDKAVLDAYGWSDIPTDCDFILDYEEEEDTENSSGRQKKKPWRYRWREEIHDEVLARLLDLNQKRAEAEILGGKGAEKGKGKGGKNKSNQRKSKKVIENAPAIPGII, from the coding sequence GTGGTTAAGGATAGAGAAATTCAAGCGCATAAGGAATGGTTGGGCTTCCTTCAGCCAGTGGGGTTGGTAGTGTCGCCAACGGCGTTAAATAATGCCCAAATGTCGGTAAATCGCAACGTTGTTGAGTTACAGCAACGGTTAAGCGAAATAATTCGCCGAGATTTTCCTGATGACAGCAGCAACTACACCTCTGTAATTTCTGACTTTCCCACCTTCACAGTAGAAATTCTGGGTTGGCAACCGACAGATTTAGTCGAGAGTCCAGAGGATTTGGCGGTATCGCTACCAGAATACAGTGAAATTTTACAACCAACATATACCGTACCTGACCCAGATAAAGGTGGTTGGTTGATGCTGGTACAAGTCATTTCCTCTGGTACTGACCTTGATAGAGTCAGTGAGAATATCAAATCTACGGGATGGCACGCCACGCCCCAGGCGAAGTTTGAGCGACTGTTGCGGGAGAAGGAAATTCCTGTAGGTATTTTGTGTAACGGTACAGAATTACGTTTGGTATATGCCCCACGGGGTGAATCTTCTGGACATCTGACCTTTCCGGTACAGGCGATGTGCGAGGTATCGGGACGGTTGATTTTGGGTGCAATGCAGATGTTGTTGGAAGAACAGCGAGTGTTCAATGCGCCCACAGACCGCCGTTTAGTGGCGTTGCTGCAAAATAGCCGCAAGTATCAAAACGAAGTTTCTACTAAGTTATCAGAACAGGTACTAGACGCGCTGTGGGAATTACTGCGTGGTTTTCAAGCTGCAAATGATCATGCTAAAGGATTCTTGCTTGATGACATTGCTCAAAACGAACCTCAGCATATTTACGGAGGATTAATTACAGTTTTGTTGCGGTTGGTGTTTCTGCTGTATGCGGAAGATGAAGGTTTAATGCCGCAGGGTTCGATTTACACGCGCAACTATTCGGTAACTGGACTGTATGAGAGATTGCGCGAGGATGCGGGTAACTATCCTGACACAATGGAACAGCGTTATGGTGCTTGGGCTTGGTTACTCAGTCTTTTTCGCTTAGTTTATGATGGCGGTTGTCATGCTGATTTATATTTGCCAGCACGTCATGGACAGCTTTTTGACCCAGATGAGTACGCATTTTTAGAAGGTCGTTCTCGCCATACTACCTATAAAGAATGGGAGTTGATTGAACCGCCACGCATTTCTGATGGAGTAATTCACAAAGTATTGCAAGGGTTACTCGTTCTTGATGGTGAACGTTTGTCATACCGATCGCTCGATGTCGAACAAATCGGTTCGGTTTACGAGGCGGTCATGGGCTATGAAGTCAAAAAAGCTACTACATCATCTATTGGTGTATGGAGTAAACCCAAGGGTGCGAAAACCTCTGTTACTGTCGTTGTTAGCGTTGATGAAGTTTTAAACACCAAAGCCAATGACAGGGCGAAGTATTTAAAAGAAGTTGCAGGTTGTGAAATCTCCGGTAAATCACTGGCTGAGTTAAAGCAAGCGAAAATTGCCGAGGATTTAATTGCAGCTTTAGGACGGAAGATATCGCCGCAAACACCCGCTTTACTGGCTACTGGTTCATTGTATTTGCAACCAGGAGAAGAACGGCGGCGTAGTGGTTCTCATTATACGCCCCGTGCTTTGACAGAACCGATAGTTAAAGAAACCCTCAGACCTGTTTTAGAAGCATTGGGCGAACGTCCCACACCAGAGCAAATTTTGGCTTTGAAGGTATGCGATTTAGCTGTGGGTTCAGGTGCGTTTTTGGTGGAAGCTTGTCGTCAGTTGGCAGAAAAATTGGTGGAAGCTTGGAATCAACATGACTTGATTTCCGAAGTTCCATCGGATGAAGAACCGTTACTGTATGCGCGGCGTTTGGTGGCGCAGCGTTGTTTGTATGGAGTGGATAAAAACCCGTTTGCGGTGAATTTGGCGAAGTTATCTTTGTGGTTGGTAACTTTAGCGAAGAAGCATCCTTTTACATTTTTAGACCATGCGCTGAAATGTGGTGATTCGTTGGTAGGTTTAACCCGCGACCAACTTGTTAAGTTTAACTGGGAAAAAGATACTACTTATGATGATCCAAATCTGCCTTTATTTAACGAGCATATAAATAAGGTTAAGTTTAACCGTGATGAAATTCAAAGTTTAGGTGATGAGAATTACGATGCGAAGCGTGATTTTTATCAAGCAACAGAGGAATTATTACATGATGCTCGTATTAAAGGTGATTTAGTTATCGCTTCTTTCTTTGCGGCGGATAAAGATAAAGCTAGAAAAGATGAACTTAAGGCTTTTGAGTTAAAGTTTAAAAATTGGCAAATAAATCAAGATAATAATTTGCAAATTTTAGAAATTAGTAAGCAATTACGACAAGCTGAAAAACCTGTAAATCCTTTTAATTGGGAATTAGAATTTCCAGAGGTATTTGATAGGGATAATCCAGGATTTGATGCGATTGTCGGTAATCCACCATTTGCGGGTAAGAATACAGCGATAAATGCCCATGCTGATGGATATATGGATTGGTTAAAAGTGGTTAATCCAGAATCACATGGAAATTCTGATTTAGTTGCTCACTTTTACCGCAGGGCATTTGCGCTTTTACGAAAATCAGGTTGTTTTGGTTTGATTGCGACAAATACCATTGCTCAAGGTGATACTCGCAGCACTGGTTTGAGATATATTTGTGAAAATGGCGGTACTATTTACAATGCTCAAAAGCGGTTAAAGTGGCCTGGTTTAGCCGCCGTTGTTGTGAGCGTGGTTAATGTTATTAAACAAGAACATACAAACATTAAACAAGAAAGCCGGGGAATCAATTCCCCGTCTGAAAGCGAAAATCCTCTGAAGAGGATTGATGAAAATATTGGTAAAAATTCTAGTCGGTTTCAAGCGACTTCTGCTATTAGACCGGAAATTGATTTCCGGGCGGGTGTGGATGCACAACGAATTGAAAAAAATCATCAACAATCAGAAAGCCGGGGAATTAATTCCCCGTCTGAAAGCGAAAATCCTCTGAAGAGGATTGATGAATATATTGGTGAAAATTCTAGTCGGTTTCAAGCGACTTCTGCTATTAGACCGGAAATTGATTTCCGGGCGGGTGTGGATGCAAATCAAAATGATTCTCAAAATGATAAACGTTTACAACCAATTCTCGACGGTAAAAAAGTTGATTTCATCTCGGCATTTTTATTTAAGTCTGGTGGAAATAAAAACCCTGCTGTGTTGTTAGCAAATGCTGATAAAAGTTTTATTGGTAGCTATGTGCTGGGTATGGGTTTTACATTTGATGATTCCAACCCTGACGCTACATCAATTGCAGAAATGCAACGTTTGATTGCACAAAACACTAAAAATCAAGAGCGAATTTTTCCTTATATCGGTGGGGAGGAGGTTAACTCTAGTCCAACTCATGAACATCATCGGTATGTGATTAATTTTGGTGAAATGAGTGAGGCTGAGGCTAGAGAATATCCTGATTTGATGCAGATTGTAGAAGAAAAGGTTAAAGGAAAGCGTGGCAAGCATTCAACTGCTTCTTGGTGGCAATTTGAACGAGTAAGAGGAGAATTGTTTAAAGCGATCGCACCTCTCGAACGTGTGTTAGTTATTTCTCTGCACTCACAGTATTTATTATTTGCATTTTTACCAGCGAACTGCGTTTTCTCGCACGCTTTAGGTATTTTTGCAGACCAAAGATATTCATTTTTTTGCATTGTGCAATCATATATTCATGAAATTTGGGCTAGGTTCTTTTCCTCAACGTTAGGAGATGGTTTACGTTATACTCCGTCTGACTGCTTCCAAACCTTCCCCTTCCCCAAAAACTGGGAAACCAACCCCACCCTAGAAACCATAGGCAAAGAATACTACGAATACCGCGCCGCCTTAATGGTTCGCAACAACCAAGGACTCACCGACACCTACAACCGCTTCCACGACCCCGACGAGTACGCTCCCGAAATACTCAAACTCCGCGAACTCCACACCGCAATGGATAAAGCCGTCCTCGACGCTTACGGCTGGTCAGATATCCCCACCGACTGCGATTTTATTCTCGACTACGAAGAGGAAGAAGACACAGAAAACAGCAGTGGACGACAAAAGAAAAAACCCTGGCGTTATCGTTGGCGCGAAGAAATCCACGATGAAGTTTTAGCACGCTTGCTTGATTTAAACCAAAAACGCGCCGAAGCAGAAATTTTAGGCGGTAAAGGTGCGGAGAAGGGGAAGGGTAAGGGAGGGAAAAATAAATCTAATCAAAGAAAGTCTAAAAAGGTTATTGAAAATGCACCAGCAATACCAGGAATCATTTGA
- a CDS encoding recombinase family protein produces MLIGYARVSTDDQKLNLQMDALQQAGCAKIYSDHISGVKAARPGLNQALEVARTGDVLVVWRLDRLGRSLKDLIEIISQLDDRGIELSSLSESITTTNNSGRLIFHLFGALAEFERNLIRERTTAGLVAARARGHKGGRPKALDRAKRQLAVKLYTERQHTIVEICRLMGISKPTLYNYIAEIKT; encoded by the coding sequence ATGTTGATCGGCTACGCGCGAGTTTCAACAGATGACCAAAAATTGAACCTGCAAATGGATGCCTTGCAGCAAGCTGGTTGTGCAAAAATTTACTCAGATCATATAAGTGGAGTGAAAGCAGCAAGACCTGGACTAAACCAAGCACTGGAAGTAGCAAGGACTGGTGATGTCCTAGTGGTGTGGAGGTTAGACCGCCTGGGAAGGTCGCTCAAAGACCTAATCGAAATCATATCCCAGTTAGATGATAGAGGAATTGAACTCTCTAGTTTGTCAGAATCCATTACTACCACTAATAACAGTGGCAGGCTAATTTTCCATCTGTTCGGTGCATTGGCAGAATTTGAACGCAATCTCATCCGTGAACGCACAACGGCGGGTCTTGTAGCAGCGCGTGCGCGTGGTCATAAGGGAGGTAGACCAAAAGCACTAGACCGAGCAAAACGCCAATTAGCAGTAAAGCTTTATACCGAAAGGCAACACACCATTGTTGAAATCTGTAGACTCATGGGGATTTCTAAACCAACTCTCTATAACTACATCGCTGAGATAAAAACATAA
- a CDS encoding ExeA family protein produces the protein MLTEVMEHFSLVKEFPKAGYYETEHQKQMFKDIKVAIHSGKLVAITGIIGCGKTTTLRRLFDVLEKEGKITVSKSLSVDKDRATLPTLIAALFYDLSTDKEIKIPKDGEKRERELRDLIRKGKKPVALFVDEAHDLHYSTLTGLKRLIEVVEDGGGTLSVVLAGHPKLKNDLRRPTMEEIGYRATVFSLEGIVGNQREYIEWLVSECTTDDTSISDILEASAIELLAARLRTPLQIEQHLTLALEAAYRVAVKPVTTVIIESVLSKLLDDLEPTLTRHGYNVRDLAEQFNAKPAEIKLLFRGQLDPMRARELQEQMLAAGLPL, from the coding sequence ATGCTTACTGAGGTCATGGAACACTTTAGTTTGGTTAAGGAGTTTCCCAAAGCTGGGTACTACGAGACTGAACACCAAAAACAAATGTTCAAGGATATTAAAGTGGCAATTCATTCGGGGAAGTTGGTTGCCATTACAGGAATTATCGGGTGTGGTAAAACAACGACTTTACGACGTTTGTTTGACGTTTTGGAGAAAGAAGGTAAAATTACCGTCTCAAAATCGCTTTCTGTGGATAAAGACCGAGCGACACTACCCACTCTGATTGCTGCCTTATTCTATGATTTATCCACAGATAAGGAAATTAAAATTCCGAAAGACGGCGAAAAACGGGAACGGGAATTACGTGACCTGATTAGAAAAGGTAAAAAGCCTGTAGCACTGTTTGTGGATGAGGCTCATGACCTACATTACAGTACGCTGACGGGACTTAAACGTTTAATCGAGGTAGTTGAAGACGGTGGTGGCACACTTTCGGTAGTGCTGGCTGGTCATCCCAAACTGAAAAATGATTTGCGCCGTCCCACGATGGAGGAAATTGGGTATCGGGCGACGGTCTTCTCTTTGGAGGGGATTGTCGGTAATCAACGAGAATATATTGAATGGTTGGTATCTGAATGTACTACGGATGATACTTCTATCAGTGACATACTAGAGGCCTCTGCTATTGAATTACTTGCTGCGCGGTTGAGAACTCCACTACAAATCGAACAACATTTGACACTAGCTTTAGAGGCTGCGTACCGAGTTGCAGTCAAGCCTGTTACTACGGTGATTATTGAGTCGGTGCTATCGAAGCTTCTTGATGATTTGGAACCAACTCTCACTCGGCATGGCTATAACGTGAGGGATTTGGCTGAACAGTTCAATGCCAAACCGGCTGAAATTAAGTTGTTGTTTCGTGGTCAACTTGACCCAATGCGTGCGCGGGAGTTGCAGGAGCAAATGTTGGCGGCGGGATTGCCACTTTGA
- a CDS encoding SNF2-related protein produces MSVVTGQIVRVRSRQYLVEDVVAKPLVKEDTLVCLSCLEDDALGEQLEVLWEREVDAKVIGKTSWESIANRGFDNPRLFSAYLHTLRWNCVTSTDPKLFQAPYRAGIEVKAYQLEPLRKALLMPRVALFIADDVGLGKTIEAGLILREMLMRQKVRRVVISCPPSVVRQWQEEMESRFGLTFVIFDREFVASRRQERGYGINPWTTHSRFIISHALLRDETYAAPLRDWLGDFTGASMLILDEAHNAAPASGTKYAVDSQLTRTVRDIAPRFEHKLFLSATPHNCSDLQC; encoded by the coding sequence ATGAGTGTTGTTACTGGGCAAATTGTGCGGGTGCGATCGCGGCAGTATCTTGTAGAAGATGTAGTGGCTAAACCTTTGGTGAAGGAAGACACTTTAGTTTGCCTTTCGTGTTTGGAAGATGATGCGTTAGGAGAACAGTTAGAAGTTCTTTGGGAAAGAGAAGTTGATGCCAAAGTCATAGGTAAAACTTCGTGGGAGTCCATAGCAAACCGAGGTTTTGACAATCCCCGTCTATTTTCGGCTTATCTCCACACTCTGCGTTGGAATTGTGTTACCTCAACTGACCCAAAACTGTTTCAAGCACCATACCGTGCAGGTATTGAGGTCAAAGCTTACCAGCTTGAACCGCTACGTAAGGCTTTATTAATGCCTAGAGTTGCTTTGTTTATTGCTGACGATGTTGGTTTAGGGAAAACCATAGAAGCAGGTCTGATTTTAAGAGAGATGTTGATGCGGCAAAAAGTTCGCCGTGTTGTGATTTCTTGTCCACCATCGGTTGTACGGCAATGGCAAGAAGAAATGGAAAGCCGCTTCGGGCTAACTTTTGTGATTTTTGACCGTGAGTTTGTAGCTAGTCGTCGTCAAGAACGCGGTTATGGAATTAACCCTTGGACAACTCACAGCCGCTTCATTATTTCTCATGCTTTGTTACGTGATGAAACCTATGCTGCTCCTTTGCGTGATTGGTTGGGAGATTTTACAGGCGCATCAATGCTGATTCTCGATGAAGCACACAACGCAGCCCCAGCTAGTGGTACGAAGTATGCTGTCGATTCTCAACTCACACGCACTGTCCGCGATATTGCACCACGCTTTGAACATAAGTTGTTCCTTTCTGCTACGCCCCATAATTGTAGCGACCTGCAATGCTAA
- the cas12k gene encoding type V CRISPR-associated protein Cas12k (Type V-K CRISPR systems have also been known as with the large Cas12k protein, has also been known as type V-U5, and Cas12k as C2c5.): MSVITIQCRLVAEEDILRQLWELMAEKNTPLINELLAQVGKHPEFETWLDKGRIPTELLKTLVNSFKTQERFAGQPGRFYTSAIALVDYVYKSWFALQKRRKRQIEGKERWLTILKSDLQLEQESQCSLNVIRTKANEILTQFTPQSDQNKNQRERKKTKKSPKPQKSSIFQILLNSYGETQETLTRCAIAYLLKNNCQISERDEDPEEFTRNRRKKEIEIERLKDQLQSRIPKGRDLTGEEWLETLEIATANVPQNEKEAKAWQAALLRKTADVPFPVAYESNEDMTWLQNDKDRLFVRFNGLGKMTFEVYCDKRHLHYFKRFLEDQEIKRNSKNQYSSSLFTLRSGRLAWLPGKQKGEPWKINQLHLYCTLDTRMWTAEGTQQVVNEKITKITETLTKAKQKDELNDKQQAFITRQQSTLDRINNPFPRPSQPNYQGRPSILVGVSFGLEKPVTLAVVDVVKNEVLAYRSVKQLLGKNYNLLNRQRQQQQRLSHERHKAQKQNAPNFFGESELGQYVDRLLADEIVAIAKTYQAGSIVIPKLRDMREQISSEIQSRAEKKCPGYKEVQQKYAKEYRMSVHRWSYGRLIESIKSQAAKAGISTEIGTQPIRGSPQEKARDVAVFAYQERQAALI, from the coding sequence ATGAGCGTTATTACAATTCAATGTCGCTTGGTTGCTGAAGAAGACATCCTCCGCCAACTGTGGGAACTGATGGCAGAAAAAAATACACCACTTATAAATGAATTATTGGCACAGGTAGGAAAACACCCAGAATTTGAAACCTGGCTAGATAAAGGCAGAATACCTACTGAATTACTCAAAACACTTGTTAACTCCTTCAAAACTCAAGAGCGTTTTGCTGGTCAACCTGGACGGTTTTATACTTCAGCGATCGCTTTAGTAGATTATGTGTATAAATCCTGGTTCGCCTTACAGAAACGAAGAAAGCGGCAAATAGAAGGTAAAGAACGTTGGCTCACAATCCTCAAAAGTGATCTACAACTCGAACAAGAAAGCCAATGTAGCTTAAACGTAATTCGTACTAAAGCCAACGAAATTCTTACCCAATTTACCCCCCAGTCCGACCAGAATAAAAACCAGAGAGAGCGAAAAAAGACTAAAAAATCCCCAAAGCCTCAGAAGTCTTCAATTTTTCAAATTCTTTTAAACAGTTACGGAGAAACACAAGAGACTCTAACTCGTTGTGCGATCGCATATCTACTAAAAAATAACTGTCAAATCAGCGAACGCGACGAAGATCCAGAAGAATTTACTAGAAATAGACGCAAAAAAGAAATAGAAATCGAGCGATTAAAAGACCAACTCCAAAGTCGCATACCTAAAGGTAGGGATTTGACAGGGGAAGAGTGGCTAGAAACTTTAGAAATTGCTACAGCAAATGTACCTCAAAATGAAAAAGAGGCAAAAGCTTGGCAAGCAGCACTTTTAAGAAAAACGGCTGATGTACCATTTCCTGTGGCTTACGAATCTAACGAAGATATGACATGGCTGCAAAATGACAAAGATCGTCTCTTTGTTCGGTTCAACGGCTTGGGAAAAATGACTTTTGAAGTTTACTGTGATAAGCGTCATTTGCATTACTTTAAACGCTTCCTAGAGGATCAAGAAATTAAACGCAATAGTAAAAACCAATACTCAAGCAGCTTGTTTACTCTGCGTTCAGGAAGGCTTGCTTGGTTGCCAGGAAAACAAAAAGGTGAACCCTGGAAAATAAATCAACTACATCTTTACTGTACTTTGGATACTCGGATGTGGACTGCTGAAGGAACTCAACAGGTAGTGAATGAGAAAATTACAAAAATTACCGAAACTTTAACTAAAGCAAAACAGAAAGATGAACTCAACGATAAACAGCAAGCTTTTATCACTCGTCAGCAATCCACTTTAGACCGGATTAATAATCCTTTCCCTCGTCCCAGCCAGCCTAATTATCAAGGGCGACCCTCAATCCTAGTTGGTGTTAGTTTTGGTCTAGAAAAGCCAGTAACACTAGCTGTAGTGGATGTTGTTAAAAATGAAGTTTTAGCTTATCGCAGCGTCAAACAACTGCTTGGCAAAAACTATAACCTTCTCAATCGCCAGCGACAACAACAGCAACGCCTATCTCATGAACGTCACAAGGCTCAAAAACAGAATGCGCCAAACTTCTTTGGTGAATCAGAGTTAGGACAATATGTGGATAGATTATTGGCTGATGAGATTGTGGCGATCGCCAAAACCTATCAAGCAGGCAGTATAGTTATCCCAAAACTCCGCGATATGCGTGAGCAAATCAGTAGTGAAATCCAATCCAGAGCAGAGAAGAAATGCCCTGGTTACAAGGAAGTTCAACAAAAATATGCCAAAGAATACCGGATGAGCGTTCATCGCTGGAGTTACGGTCGATTAATTGAGAGTATTAAATCCCAAGCTGCAAAAGCTGGAATTTCCACTGAAATTGGTACACAGCCAATCAGAGGCAGTCCACAAGAAAAAGCGCGAGATGTAGCAGTCTTCGCATATCAGGAACGTCAAGCCGCTTTAATTTAA
- a CDS encoding HAD family hydrolase translates to MSLKAILFDFNGVIINDERIHLQLIDEILLQENLQPQKVQERQASLGRSDRACFQELLVNRGRVASEEYLTQLLHRKAKAYALELEKLEKLPIYPGVEDLIYQVRSQHLKLAVVSGALHQEIELVLERAKLAEYFTVIVAGDDITTSKPQPDGYLLAVKRLNQEYPELNLQLPECLAIEDTPPGIQAAKHAQMQVVGVANTYPFHMLQRCCNWTVDYLSELELERIQQVFSGKQPQTSITEC, encoded by the coding sequence ATGAGTTTAAAGGCAATTCTGTTTGATTTTAATGGCGTAATCATTAACGATGAGCGCATCCACCTACAACTGATAGATGAAATTCTCCTTCAGGAAAATCTCCAACCCCAGAAAGTCCAAGAGCGTCAAGCTTCATTAGGACGGAGCGATCGCGCTTGTTTTCAAGAATTACTCGTCAATCGTGGTAGAGTGGCGAGTGAAGAATACTTAACCCAACTACTTCACCGCAAAGCTAAAGCCTATGCGTTGGAACTAGAGAAACTAGAAAAACTCCCTATATATCCAGGTGTAGAAGACTTGATATATCAGGTGCGTTCCCAACATCTCAAGCTAGCTGTAGTCAGTGGTGCGCTACATCAGGAAATTGAACTGGTATTAGAACGAGCCAAACTAGCAGAATATTTTACTGTTATCGTCGCCGGTGATGACATCACCACCAGTAAACCCCAGCCAGATGGGTATTTATTAGCAGTCAAACGTCTCAATCAAGAATATCCTGAATTAAATCTGCAACTCCCAGAATGTTTGGCGATTGAAGATACCCCCCCAGGTATCCAAGCTGCAAAACACGCGCAGATGCAAGTAGTGGGTGTAGCTAATACCTATCCCTTCCATATGCTCCAGCGTTGCTGTAACTGGACGGTAGATTACCTGAGTGAATTAGAACTAGAACGAATACAACAAGTATTTTCTGGTAAACAGCCCCAGACCAGCATAACTGAATGTTAA
- a CDS encoding class I SAM-dependent methyltransferase, whose protein sequence is MATRQNTIWESFLSPVVRFLIDEEKLHRYAKSIDWEKESDRFRRADVKLPAYYTSQNFHGVEGGYLNPSAAVTYDPITEYVLPPNETWVRQALIDAVKVKPRRILDLGCGTGSTTLMLKQAFPQAEVIGLDLSPYMLVRAEDKAKDAGLDIIWRHGNAEKTSFPDASFDLVTGTLLFHETPVVVSQTILQECFRLLVAGGQVLILDGNQKTLRQLDWLNNVFEEPYIREYGGDSVDARMGAVGFEAVRTEEVWWIHQVTSGVKPIPVTDATTQGKVRQYRPAIDNNNLEGLESPAFGI, encoded by the coding sequence ATGGCGACACGTCAAAATACTATTTGGGAAAGCTTTTTATCGCCTGTAGTCCGGTTTTTAATTGATGAAGAGAAATTGCATCGGTATGCTAAAAGTATCGACTGGGAGAAAGAAAGCGATCGCTTCCGGCGTGCTGATGTTAAACTTCCTGCATACTACACTAGCCAAAACTTTCACGGTGTTGAGGGGGGATATCTTAATCCTAGTGCTGCTGTCACCTACGACCCCATTACCGAATACGTACTACCACCCAATGAAACTTGGGTGCGTCAAGCCTTAATTGATGCAGTCAAAGTCAAACCCCGGCGCATACTTGACTTAGGCTGTGGTACAGGTTCTACAACTTTAATGTTAAAGCAAGCTTTCCCCCAAGCTGAAGTCATCGGTTTGGACTTATCACCCTATATGCTGGTGAGAGCCGAAGATAAAGCCAAAGATGCGGGTTTAGATATCATCTGGCGACATGGAAACGCCGAGAAAACTAGCTTTCCAGATGCTTCCTTTGATTTAGTGACAGGTACTTTGCTATTTCATGAAACACCAGTTGTAGTATCCCAAACCATCCTCCAAGAATGCTTTCGGTTGTTGGTAGCCGGTGGACAAGTATTAATTCTCGATGGGAATCAGAAAACCCTGCGTCAATTAGATTGGCTCAATAATGTGTTTGAAGAGCCTTACATTCGTGAGTATGGGGGGGATAGTGTAGATGCGCGGATGGGTGCGGTAGGGTTTGAGGCTGTGCGAACCGAAGAAGTTTGGTGGATACATCAAGTAACTAGCGGTGTAAAACCAATTCCCGTAACAGATGCAACTACTCAAGGAAAAGTGAGACAATATAGACCAGCAATAGATAATAATAATTTGGAGGGTCTAGAGTCTCCAGCTTTCGGCATATAA